A single Dermacentor variabilis isolate Ectoservices chromosome 9, ASM5094787v1, whole genome shotgun sequence DNA region contains:
- the Su(H) gene encoding recombining binding protein suppressor of hairless — MSDVYMTEEQYAGYHPAQSNYSSPHDDGPYGAATGMAGYGDYGRGSELLMELGGQPVDMSSPPARYYKGGGGGLSDQEPSALLGSVAKGPGPPPAPQGSPHLGLQAPRAQLPPSPVASPVAVAAATVAGGESRLSRDAMDRYLRERGDMVLVILHAKVAQKSYGNEKRFFCPPPCVYLLGDGWQRKRDQLLRSGETEQGAQLCAFIGIGNSDQDMQQLDFGGKNYCAAKTLFISDSDKRKHFMLSVKLFHGNGEDVGVFHSKRIKVISKPSKKKQSLKNADLCIASGTRVALFNRLRSQTVSTRYLHVDAGNFHASSSQWGAFTIHLLDDNESEAEEFTVRDGYIHYGSTVKLVCSVTGMALPRLVIRKVDKQNAFLDADDPVSQLHKCAFYMKDTERMYLCLSQEKIIQFQATPCPKDTNKEMINDGASWTIISTDKAEYTFYEGAGPVRGPVTPVPVVSSLHLNGGGDVAMLELTGENFAANLRVWFGNVEAETMYRCAECLLCVVPDISAFREGWQWVRQPTQVPVSLVRSDGVIYATGLTFTYTPEPGPRHSGPSPYPALVHEILRPANARTHPPAPEDHGVTPQGYGQHHAMGHYPGAHHQGMS, encoded by the coding sequence ATGAGTGACGTGTATATGACCGAGGAACAGTACGCGGGTTACCACCCGGCGCAGAGCAACTACTCCTCTCCGCACGACGACGGCCCCTACGGCGCCGCAACGGGGATGGCCGGCTACGGCGACTACGGTCGCGGTAGCGAGCTGCTCATGGAGCTGGGCGGCCAGCCTGTCGACATGTCGAGCCCGCCGGCGCGCTACTACAAGGGCGGCGGCGGGGGCCTCTCAGACCAGGAGCCGAGCGCGCTGCTCGGCTCGGTAGCCAAGGGTCCCGGACCCCCGCCCGCGCCGCAGGGCTCCCCGCACCTGGGTCTGCAGGCGCCGCGGGCGCAGCTGCCGCCGAGCCCCGTCGCGAGTCCCGTGGCCGTGGCCGCGGCGACGGTGGCCGGCGGCGAGAGTCGACTGTCGCGCGACGCGATGGATCGCTACCTGCGCGAGCGCGGCGACATGGTGCTCGTCATACTGCACGCCAAAGTCGCCCAGAAGTCGTACGGAAACGAGAAGCGGTTCTTCTGCCCGCCTCCGTGCGTCTACCTGCTGGGCGACGGCTGGCAGCGCAAACGCGACCAGTTGCTGCGCTCGGGTGAGACTGAGCAGGGCGCCCAGCTGTGCGCCTTCATCGGCATCGGAAACTCTGACCAGGACATGCAGCAGCTCGACTTCGGCGGCAAGAACTACTGTGCCGCCAAGACGCTTTTCATCAGCGACTCGGACAAGCGCAAGCACTTCATGCTCTCCGTCAAACTGTTCCACGGGAACGGCGAAGACGTAGGCGTCTTCCACAGCAAGCGCATCAAAGTGATCTCCAAGCCCAGCAAGAAGAAGCAGTCGCTGAAGAACGCCGACCTGTGCATCGCCTCGGGCACGCGGGTGGCGCTCTTCAACCGGCTGCGCTCGCAGACGGTGAGCACGCGCTACCTGCACGTGGACGCCGGCAACTTCCACGCCAGCTCGAGCCAGTGGGGCGCGTTCACCATCCACCTGCTGGACGACAACGAGTCCGAGGCCGAGGAGTTCACGGTGCGCGACGGCTACATCCACTACGGCTCGACCGTCAAGCTCGTCTGCTCGGTGACCGGCATGGCGCTGCCGCGGCTCGTCATTCGCAAGGTGGACAAGCAGAACGCCTTCCTCGACGCCGACGACCCGGTGTCGCAGCTGCACAAGTGCGCCTTCTACATGAAGGACACCGAGCGCATGTACCTCTGCCTGTCGCAGGAGAAGATCATCCAGTTCCAAGCGACGCCCTGCCCCAAGGATACGAACAAGGAGATGATCAACGACGGCGCCTCGTGGACCATCATCAGCACGGACAAGGCCGAGTACACCTTCTACGAAGGCGCGGGACCCGTGCGCGGACCCGTGACGCCGGTGCCCGTGGTGAGCAGCCTGCACCTGAACGGCGGCGGCGACGTCGCCATGCTGGAGCTCACCGGCGAGAACTTCGCGGCCAACCTGCGCGTCTGGTTCGGCAACGTCGAGGCCGAGACCATGTACCGCTGCGCCGAGTGCCTGCTCTGCGTGGTGCCCGACATCTCGGCCTTCCGCGAGGGCTGGCAGTGGGTGCGGCAGCCCACGCAGGTGCCCGTGTCGCTGGTGCGCTCGGACGGGGTCATCTACGCGACGGGGCTGACGTTTACGTACACGCCCGAGCCTGGACCGCGCCACTCGGGTCCCAGCCCGTATCCGGCTCTGGTGCACGAGATCCTGAGGCCCGCCAACGCGCGCACACACCCGCCGGCACCCGAGGACCACGGCGTCACGCCGCAGGGCTATGGCCAGCACCATGCCATGGGCCACTACCCCGGGGCCCACCACCAAGGCATGTCCTGA